A genomic segment from Comamonas terrigena NBRC 13299 encodes:
- the cobM gene encoding precorrin-4 C(11)-methyltransferase codes for MTVHFIGAGPGAADLITVRGRDLLASCPVCLYAGSLVPTELLAHCPPGVRLVNTAPLSLEEIVAEMQQAHAQGQDVARLHSGDLSIWSAMGEQLRSLRALEIPYTVTPGVPAFSAVAAALEAELTLPGSCQSVVLTRTSGRASSMPSGETLAAFAATGAVLAIHLSVHVAEEVQQELLRHYGADCPAAIVWRASWPDELIVRTRVGELAAAAQSNALQRSALMLVGPTLSQQDFGLSRLYANDYDRRYRPRGDEPRFPAGTEGA; via the coding sequence TTGACAGTTCACTTTATCGGCGCCGGTCCTGGCGCTGCCGATCTGATTACCGTGCGCGGGCGCGATCTGCTGGCGTCCTGCCCGGTCTGCCTGTATGCGGGTTCGCTGGTGCCGACCGAGCTGCTGGCGCATTGCCCGCCAGGGGTGCGCCTGGTCAATACGGCGCCACTGTCGCTGGAAGAGATCGTGGCCGAAATGCAGCAGGCGCATGCGCAAGGGCAGGATGTGGCGCGCCTGCATTCGGGCGACCTGAGCATCTGGTCGGCCATGGGCGAGCAGTTGCGCAGCCTGCGGGCGCTGGAGATTCCCTACACCGTCACACCCGGCGTACCGGCCTTCAGTGCGGTGGCGGCTGCATTGGAAGCGGAGCTGACCTTGCCGGGGTCCTGCCAGTCGGTGGTGCTGACGCGCACCTCGGGCCGGGCGTCGAGCATGCCCAGCGGCGAAACGCTGGCGGCCTTTGCGGCCACGGGCGCCGTGCTGGCGATCCACCTGTCGGTGCATGTGGCCGAAGAGGTGCAGCAGGAGTTGCTGCGGCACTACGGCGCAGACTGCCCGGCGGCCATTGTGTGGCGCGCTTCCTGGCCGGATGAACTGATTGTGCGCACCCGGGTGGGGGAGCTGGCTGCGGCCGCGCAGAGCAACGCCCTGCAACGCAGCGCGCTGATGCTGGTGGGTCCCACCCTGAGCCAGCAGGACTTCGGCCTGAGCCGCCTGTATGCCAATGATTACGACCGCCGTTACCGCCCGCGCGGCGATGAGCCCCGCTTTCCGGCGGGCACCGAGGGGGCCTGA
- a CDS encoding cobalamin biosynthesis protein, whose translation MTHAIHGAHVPLATHWFLGWGFMSEAQPQSFASCWEQVALPLPAQGICCAVLKTRLATPAWQALQRWMAGCWPQVQWLVVDAAEIAHITTPSVSQRVAQRFGTGSVSEALALHAAQTHAVPARGKAAAGGLLVPRLVSEDRCATLAIAAGCLSSPPFPTGVHS comes from the coding sequence GTGACACACGCGATCCACGGGGCGCATGTGCCCCTCGCCACCCACTGGTTCCTGGGCTGGGGCTTCATGTCCGAGGCTCAGCCGCAGTCGTTTGCCAGCTGCTGGGAGCAGGTGGCGCTGCCGCTGCCGGCACAAGGCATTTGCTGTGCGGTGCTGAAGACCCGGCTGGCCACCCCCGCCTGGCAGGCTTTGCAGCGCTGGATGGCCGGCTGCTGGCCGCAGGTGCAGTGGCTGGTGGTGGACGCCGCCGAGATTGCACACATCACCACACCGTCGGTGTCGCAGCGCGTGGCGCAGCGTTTTGGCACCGGCAGTGTGTCCGAAGCCCTGGCCCTGCATGCCGCGCAAACCCATGCCGTACCCGCCCGGGGCAAAGCTGCCGCAGGCGGCTTGCTGGTGCCCCGCCTGGTTTCCGAAGACCGTTGCGCCACGCTGGCGATTGCCGCAGGCTGCCTGTCTTCCCCTCCTTTCCCAACCGGAGTTCATTCTTGA
- the cbiT gene encoding precorrin-6Y C5,15-methyltransferase (decarboxylating) subunit CbiT → MAYPWLSIIGIHPSGLQSLSAAAVQDLEQAAVVFGSPRHLALAQVGERGRAWPVPFSVEPLLQLRCQQKVAMLVSGDPFHFGGGASVARHLERGEWRNHPQPSTFSWISGELGWSQEQVHCMGLHARSLESLTPLLAQGERFICLLRDAPAAHRLAAWLTGQDWGESPLWLVSNAGSEAQTVCTGKASELAQQLLEQPVVAPVAAAFEARGGQGLPQVAGRACDAFAHDGQITKSPVRAMTLAALAPRKGECLWDLGAGSGSVAVEWCLAGGTAVCVEQHAGRVANIAHNAARYAVALQVVQGDSLAVLATLQPQPQAVFVGGGFSLALFQALRARLAHPWRLVVNAVALETQALLMELHRSHGGQLLQLQWSEARPLGSMQSWHAARPLVQWSWSCP, encoded by the coding sequence ATGGCCTATCCGTGGCTTTCGATTATCGGGATTCATCCCTCGGGCCTGCAGAGCCTGAGCGCTGCGGCCGTGCAGGACCTGGAGCAGGCTGCGGTGGTGTTCGGCAGCCCGCGGCATCTGGCGCTGGCCCAGGTGGGGGAGCGTGGCCGCGCATGGCCGGTTCCGTTCAGCGTGGAGCCTTTGCTGCAGCTGCGCTGTCAACAGAAGGTCGCCATGCTGGTGTCGGGGGATCCGTTTCACTTTGGCGGCGGGGCTTCGGTGGCCAGGCACCTGGAACGCGGCGAGTGGCGCAACCATCCGCAGCCGTCGACATTTTCGTGGATTTCGGGCGAGCTCGGCTGGTCGCAGGAGCAGGTGCATTGCATGGGCCTGCATGCCCGCAGCCTGGAGAGCCTGACGCCGCTGCTGGCGCAGGGCGAACGCTTTATCTGCCTGCTGCGGGATGCGCCGGCGGCGCACCGCCTGGCCGCCTGGCTGACCGGGCAGGACTGGGGCGAGAGCCCCCTGTGGCTGGTGTCGAATGCGGGCAGCGAGGCACAGACGGTGTGCACTGGCAAGGCCAGCGAGCTGGCGCAGCAACTGCTGGAGCAGCCGGTGGTGGCGCCCGTGGCGGCCGCCTTCGAGGCCCGTGGCGGGCAGGGTCTGCCGCAGGTGGCCGGCCGCGCGTGCGATGCGTTTGCGCATGACGGGCAGATCACCAAAAGCCCGGTGCGGGCCATGACGCTGGCGGCCCTGGCCCCGCGCAAGGGGGAGTGCCTGTGGGACCTGGGGGCCGGATCGGGTTCGGTCGCCGTGGAATGGTGTCTGGCCGGTGGCACGGCCGTGTGTGTGGAGCAGCATGCCGGGCGGGTGGCCAATATTGCCCACAATGCCGCGCGCTATGCCGTGGCATTGCAGGTGGTGCAGGGGGATTCCCTGGCCGTGCTGGCCACATTGCAGCCCCAGCCGCAGGCCGTGTTTGTCGGTGGCGGCTTCTCCCTGGCGCTTTTCCAGGCGCTGCGCGCGCGGCTGGCGCATCCCTGGCGTCTGGTGGTGAATGCCGTGGCGCTGGAAACCCAGGCCTTGCTGATGGAGCTGCACCGCAGCCATGGCGGTCAGCTGTTGCAGCTGCAATGGAGCGAGGCCCGGCCGCTGGGAAGCATGCAGTCCTGGCATGCCGCGCGGCCGCTGGTGCAGTGGTCATGGAGCTGCCCGTGA